From one Eucalyptus grandis isolate ANBG69807.140 chromosome 9, ASM1654582v1, whole genome shotgun sequence genomic stretch:
- the LOC104418094 gene encoding putative methyltransferase DDB_G0268948 isoform X2 → MSLKDMAGLFDKQAETYLQARPTYPSEWYSMLAACTSQNSLAWDVGTGNGQAALDVAKHYEQVIATDVSEAQLSFAMPHPRVRYVHTPQSMSEDEMVALMGGENRVDLITVATAVHWFDLPKFYKLAKRLLRKPGGLLAVWAYNDIVVNPEFDTVRKRLLEKYSRFWPADAKYIFEGYRNLPFPFESVGLGSEGEPLQLDIPKELSFEGCLMFFKSSSAFASAKEQGVDLLSEEVIKELESSWGGPNKIRTVTYKAFMLAGTVTE, encoded by the exons ATGAGCTTGAAAG ACATGGCAGGTCTGTTTGACAAACAGGCAGAGACCTACCTACAAGCGAGACCAACTTATCCAAGTGAGTGGTACTCGATGCTTGCCGCCTGCACCTCTCAAAACTCTCTGGCTTGGGACGTCGGCACCGGCAATGGTCAAGCTGCTCTTGAT GTCGCAAAGCATTACGAGCAAGTGATAGCAACCGATGTTAGCGAAGCTCAACTAAGTTTTGCAATGCCACATCCTCGAGTTCGCTATGTGCACACTCCACAATCCATGTCAGAGGATGAAATGGTGGCCTTGATGGGGGGTGAAAATCGCGTGGACCTGATCACTGTTGCTACCGCGGTGCACTGGTTTGACCTTCCAAAGTTTTACAAGCTGGCCAAACGCCTTCTGCGTAAGCCAGGAGGTCTACTTGCCGTTTGGGCTTATAATGACATTGTTGTTAATCCCGAATTTGACACCGTAAGGAAGCgccttcttgaaaaatattcacGCTTTTGGCCCGCGGATGCCAAGTACATATTTGAAGGATATAGAAatcttccctttccttttgaGAGTGTGGGTTTAGGCTCTGAGGGAGAACCATTGCAACTAGACATTCCAAAGGAGCTCTCGTTCGAAGGGTGCTtgatgtttttcaaatcatcatcTGCATTTGCCTCAGCCAAGGAACAAGGGGTTGATCTATTATCTGAAGAAGTCATTAAAGAGCTTGAGAGTTCTTGGGGAGGACCTAATAAGATCAGAACTGTCACCTACAAGGCTTTCATGCTTGCTGGGACAGTCACAGAGTAA
- the LOC104418094 gene encoding putative methyltransferase DDB_G0268948 isoform X1, producing MDYKFQRSLYVIYNTNTRDPWKQSDLKIRSCIDMAGLFDKQAETYLQARPTYPSEWYSMLAACTSQNSLAWDVGTGNGQAALDVAKHYEQVIATDVSEAQLSFAMPHPRVRYVHTPQSMSEDEMVALMGGENRVDLITVATAVHWFDLPKFYKLAKRLLRKPGGLLAVWAYNDIVVNPEFDTVRKRLLEKYSRFWPADAKYIFEGYRNLPFPFESVGLGSEGEPLQLDIPKELSFEGCLMFFKSSSAFASAKEQGVDLLSEEVIKELESSWGGPNKIRTVTYKAFMLAGTVTE from the exons ATGGATTACAAATTCCAGCGGTCTCTCTATGTTATATATAACACAAACACTAGGGACCCTTGGAAACAGAGTGACCTGAAAATCAGAAGTTGTATAGACATGGCAGGTCTGTTTGACAAACAGGCAGAGACCTACCTACAAGCGAGACCAACTTATCCAAGTGAGTGGTACTCGATGCTTGCCGCCTGCACCTCTCAAAACTCTCTGGCTTGGGACGTCGGCACCGGCAATGGTCAAGCTGCTCTTGAT GTCGCAAAGCATTACGAGCAAGTGATAGCAACCGATGTTAGCGAAGCTCAACTAAGTTTTGCAATGCCACATCCTCGAGTTCGCTATGTGCACACTCCACAATCCATGTCAGAGGATGAAATGGTGGCCTTGATGGGGGGTGAAAATCGCGTGGACCTGATCACTGTTGCTACCGCGGTGCACTGGTTTGACCTTCCAAAGTTTTACAAGCTGGCCAAACGCCTTCTGCGTAAGCCAGGAGGTCTACTTGCCGTTTGGGCTTATAATGACATTGTTGTTAATCCCGAATTTGACACCGTAAGGAAGCgccttcttgaaaaatattcacGCTTTTGGCCCGCGGATGCCAAGTACATATTTGAAGGATATAGAAatcttccctttccttttgaGAGTGTGGGTTTAGGCTCTGAGGGAGAACCATTGCAACTAGACATTCCAAAGGAGCTCTCGTTCGAAGGGTGCTtgatgtttttcaaatcatcatcTGCATTTGCCTCAGCCAAGGAACAAGGGGTTGATCTATTATCTGAAGAAGTCATTAAAGAGCTTGAGAGTTCTTGGGGAGGACCTAATAAGATCAGAACTGTCACCTACAAGGCTTTCATGCTTGCTGGGACAGTCACAGAGTAA